A window of the Teredinibacter franksiae genome harbors these coding sequences:
- a CDS encoding YHS domain-containing (seleno)protein — translation MKTLIFVSILFCSSVWAADPPIYSHKSKGAIKGVDVVAYFGLKEGDKAVLGADEFSYLWQGATWKFSSEENKNTFMANPEAYAPQYGGYCAFSVAHGFTTSIRPDSWKIVDGKLYLNYSRISYLRWRLDSEDKIKEADANWPGVLKVCEERGNCND, via the coding sequence ATGAAAACCCTTATATTCGTTTCAATATTGTTTTGCAGCAGCGTATGGGCAGCAGACCCACCAATCTACTCCCATAAATCCAAGGGAGCTATTAAGGGCGTGGATGTAGTCGCCTATTTTGGCCTGAAAGAGGGTGATAAGGCTGTTCTGGGCGCGGATGAATTTAGCTATTTGTGGCAGGGTGCCACGTGGAAGTTTTCCAGCGAGGAAAACAAAAACACGTTTATGGCAAACCCAGAAGCCTATGCGCCTCAGTATGGAGGTTATTGTGCCTTTTCCGTGGCCCATGGCTTTACGACGTCTATTCGGCCCGATAGCTGGAAAATTGTAGATGGCAAGTTGTATTTAAACTACAGCCGAATCTCATATTTACGTTGGCGGCTGGATAGCGAAGATAAAATTAAAGAGGCCGACGCAAACTGGCCAGGTGTGCTGAAGGTGTGTGAGGAGAGAGGAAATTGTAATGATTGA
- a CDS encoding transposase encodes MTAKRRPYKTYSKEFKLEVVRRMVTSDRPAAEIARELGLRRNQLYKWKDQLGTTGDVASSKRGRPKKEAQSDVARLEAELRKLREENEILKKAAVFFAKELD; translated from the coding sequence ATGACAGCAAAACGTAGACCCTATAAAACTTATTCCAAAGAATTCAAACTTGAGGTGGTTCGCAGGATGGTGACGTCAGATCGGCCTGCCGCGGAGATTGCCAGGGAGCTGGGCTTGCGCCGGAATCAGCTGTACAAGTGGAAGGATCAGCTTGGGACGACTGGTGATGTCGCATCATCTAAGCGTGGCAGGCCGAAGAAAGAAGCTCAAAGTGATGTCGCAAGACTTGAGGCAGAGCTTAGAAAGCTCAGAGAGGAGAACGAAATTTTAAAAAAGGCCGCCGTGTTCTTTGCGAAGGAGCTGGACTGA
- a CDS encoding helix-turn-helix domain-containing protein yields the protein MLNFYKTATLVFSSLLVISGLVAFVCIDRTFLHVRMLPGAKSALPWLMAAGADKDVGGHSLIKVNDTTFGLDFDIHMIEGAQHPYANFAMVFGSEKGGETFVDLSRYQSLSFSVKCSPDNVLALLVFTVDDAVTQLDDDLTYRSPMTFFSCQQQWSEVTIDLTRLETPSWWLEMFGFELSNQAYNLRQVSKITIGNSAQTPYGVDAKIQLEELTLNGREWRYMYVLGGLMTMVWCGFVFWLFRAHGRALVADIKTKLQKDRPLIAYQQLSVEPKRDRDKSSILRYMATEYPNAELNLELVVSELGVSRSKINDILREELGYTFSAYLNKLRLTEAARLLAEKEEANVAEIAYSVGYKNVSYFNKLFKEEYGCTPKTFKSASLSR from the coding sequence ATGCTCAATTTCTATAAGACCGCTACCCTCGTTTTTTCGTCGCTTCTGGTTATTAGCGGGCTTGTAGCTTTTGTGTGCATCGATCGCACTTTTCTTCACGTGCGCATGCTGCCGGGGGCTAAAAGCGCGTTGCCCTGGTTGATGGCGGCCGGGGCAGATAAAGATGTGGGTGGACATTCCCTTATTAAAGTTAATGACACAACGTTTGGCTTAGATTTCGATATTCATATGATAGAGGGTGCACAACACCCATACGCCAATTTCGCCATGGTATTTGGCAGCGAGAAGGGCGGTGAGACATTCGTCGATTTATCTCGTTACCAATCCTTATCTTTCAGCGTTAAGTGCTCCCCCGACAATGTGTTAGCGCTGCTGGTGTTCACCGTAGACGATGCGGTAACCCAATTGGATGACGACCTTACCTACCGCAGCCCAATGACTTTTTTCTCCTGTCAGCAACAGTGGAGTGAAGTGACTATTGACCTCACGCGCTTGGAAACACCCTCCTGGTGGCTGGAAATGTTTGGTTTTGAGTTGTCGAATCAGGCTTACAACCTGCGTCAGGTATCGAAAATCACCATTGGTAATTCTGCTCAGACACCTTACGGCGTGGATGCCAAAATTCAGTTGGAAGAGCTGACGCTAAACGGCCGCGAATGGCGCTATATGTATGTGCTGGGCGGGCTGATGACGATGGTGTGGTGTGGGTTTGTGTTCTGGCTATTTAGGGCTCATGGGCGGGCGCTAGTAGCTGATATTAAAACCAAACTACAGAAGGACAGACCACTAATAGCCTACCAACAGCTGTCGGTAGAACCTAAGCGCGACCGAGATAAGAGCTCGATTCTCCGTTATATGGCTACGGAGTACCCGAATGCTGAATTGAACCTGGAGTTGGTAGTATCTGAACTGGGGGTTAGCCGCTCAAAAATTAACGATATATTGCGCGAAGAATTAGGCTATACCTTCAGCGCTTATTTGAACAAATTACGTCTTACCGAGGCGGCGCGCCTACTGGCAGAGAAGGAGGAGGCGAATGTGGCCGAAATCGCTTATTCCGTGGGATACAAGAATGTGTCTTACTTTAATAAGCTGTTTAAAGAGGAGTACGGCTGTACGCCTAAAACCTTCAAAAGTGCCTCGCTGTCCCGCTAG
- a CDS encoding helix-turn-helix domain-containing protein encodes MSKIPEICTTLKQLLKEQGLTYLALANQLEMSEANVKRMFSQNSMSLKRLEEICEILNYSLADLFRHAEMRERRISELTEEQEKLLVENPRLCLVAVCVRDGWRFEEIVNEYAIDALECTRLLAQLDRLKMIELLPENRYRVLISQEFRWRPGGPLERFITKDVISKFMDARFQEAESFRFYLRGAYSQHSIKQLQKRMDQLTAEAAQLNSIDAKLPLSERTHMGILLAMRPWELSLFQAMRRQK; translated from the coding sequence ATGAGTAAGATTCCAGAGATTTGCACGACACTTAAACAGCTGTTGAAGGAGCAGGGCTTAACCTACCTGGCGTTGGCAAATCAGCTGGAGATGAGCGAGGCCAATGTAAAGCGCATGTTTTCTCAAAACAGCATGAGCCTGAAACGGCTGGAAGAGATTTGTGAGATTTTAAACTATTCTCTAGCGGATCTGTTCAGGCATGCAGAAATGCGTGAGCGGCGTATTTCTGAATTAACAGAAGAGCAGGAAAAACTGTTAGTAGAGAATCCGCGACTGTGTTTGGTTGCCGTATGCGTAAGAGACGGCTGGCGTTTTGAAGAGATCGTGAATGAATACGCCATAGATGCACTTGAGTGTACGCGTTTACTGGCCCAGCTAGACCGTTTAAAGATGATCGAGTTGTTACCCGAAAATCGCTATCGGGTACTCATCTCCCAAGAGTTTCGCTGGCGACCGGGAGGGCCGCTGGAGCGCTTCATCACCAAAGATGTTATTAGCAAATTTATGGATGCTCGTTTTCAGGAGGCGGAAAGTTTCCGCTTTTACCTGCGGGGGGCTTATTCGCAGCATTCGATAAAGCAGTTGCAAAAACGCATGGATCAACTAACGGCAGAAGCCGCCCAACTCAACAGTATAGATGCAAAATTACCGCTTAGTGAGCGTACCCATATGGGTATATTGTTAGCTATGCGGCCCTGGGAATTATCGTTGTTTCAGGCGATGCGTCGGCAAAAATAA
- a CDS encoding DUF2145 domain-containing protein has protein sequence MRTPAPVTSLTFTYVLLTLLTLVLPARLWAGSAAPEDAIFEPEQISTFAKQVERFAASKGARAFIIARQGRPEDELPEGIQFTHTAIAIYSTITLENGKTAKGYAIHNLYQQADKVDRSELVVDYPVDFFWSAKSLKAGVLIPTPALQQKLIALVMSDKDEQLHNPKYSAISNPFNAVLQNCTEYTLDILNAAIYDTTDTQRLKANAKAHFTPTEVKENPMKIALGGVVKADISIRDHTDTIATATFTSIAGYLNENALSTLAVTFEGADNVTPLL, from the coding sequence ATGAGAACCCCAGCACCAGTCACCAGCCTAACATTTACCTATGTATTACTCACACTGCTGACGCTGGTGCTGCCCGCCCGCCTTTGGGCGGGTAGTGCGGCGCCGGAAGATGCCATTTTTGAACCAGAGCAAATTTCCACCTTCGCTAAACAGGTGGAACGTTTCGCTGCCTCTAAAGGTGCCCGCGCTTTTATTATTGCTCGCCAGGGCAGGCCCGAAGATGAGCTGCCCGAGGGAATTCAGTTTACCCATACGGCTATTGCGATTTATTCCACCATTACCCTTGAGAACGGTAAAACTGCAAAAGGCTATGCCATTCACAACCTTTATCAGCAAGCCGATAAAGTGGATAGAAGTGAGCTAGTCGTGGATTACCCCGTAGATTTCTTCTGGTCGGCTAAAAGCCTAAAAGCGGGCGTGCTCATTCCCACACCAGCATTACAACAAAAGTTGATTGCGTTGGTCATGTCCGATAAAGATGAGCAATTACACAACCCCAAGTATTCGGCTATCTCAAACCCGTTCAATGCCGTTTTACAAAACTGTACCGAATATACATTAGATATTCTTAATGCCGCCATCTACGACACCACCGATACGCAACGGTTGAAGGCCAACGCCAAAGCACATTTCACCCCAACCGAGGTTAAAGAAAACCCCATGAAAATTGCACTGGGCGGCGTAGTTAAAGCTGATATCAGTATACGGGACCATACCGACACCATTGCAACCGCAACCTTTACGTCCATAGCTGGTTACTTAAATGAAAATGCGTTAAGTACGCTAGCGGTTACCTTTGAAGGAGCAGATAACGTTACACCGCTGCTTTAA
- a CDS encoding CPBP family intramembrane glutamic endopeptidase, with translation MNKVKRTLFLFLVLFIISPPIIFGFVVQYQGNVTPIAVVLAGLILVTHYVFVTGISLRYGATECVYFFGSCTCVFLFFACLPVLLYLTNSAMFSLKFNLNFTGIVLLKIIILALWEEFIFRVLFFKLCENWIPVSAVIILSAVFFGLIHWGQHWLDILTTMVFGGILLGVLYHKTRSLAVVWGFHVGINVYFFTVNKGFTLINVDAITWLQPEHIANSVIAVPGIVVLLVLWRFQRNVEKLHFAS, from the coding sequence ATGAATAAGGTTAAACGGACGTTGTTTTTATTCTTAGTGTTATTCATTATTTCGCCACCGATAATTTTTGGCTTTGTAGTGCAATACCAAGGTAATGTTACGCCCATTGCGGTGGTTTTAGCGGGTCTCATTTTGGTGACACATTACGTTTTTGTTACGGGTATTAGTTTGCGCTATGGCGCAACTGAATGTGTATATTTTTTTGGCTCTTGCACATGCGTATTTTTGTTTTTCGCCTGCCTACCGGTTTTATTGTATCTAACTAATAGCGCGATGTTCAGCCTAAAGTTTAATCTCAACTTTACGGGCATTGTACTACTCAAAATAATAATTTTAGCGCTTTGGGAAGAGTTTATTTTCCGCGTATTATTTTTCAAACTATGTGAAAATTGGATTCCCGTTTCTGCTGTAATAATTCTAAGCGCTGTATTCTTCGGCCTTATTCATTGGGGCCAGCATTGGTTGGATATTCTAACCACTATGGTTTTCGGCGGCATATTATTGGGCGTTCTTTATCATAAAACCCGTAGTTTAGCCGTGGTTTGGGGGTTTCACGTGGGTATTAATGTGTATTTCTTTACCGTGAATAAAGGCTTTACCTTGATAAATGTAGACGCCATTACCTGGCTTCAGCCCGAGCATATTGCCAATAGTGTTATTGCCGTACCGGGAATAGTTGTGCTATTGGTGTTATGGCGATTTCAGCGCAATGTCGAAAAGCTTCATTTCGCTAGCTAA
- a CDS encoding IS3 family transposase encodes MREHSKEHTVVRLCEVLEVSSSGYYDWLDRPESKTSRENRHLLERIRTAHGRSNQVYGAPKIHKDLVAEGETCSKPRVARIMRKAGIQSKLRRKFVVTTDSKSTTQPAPDLLKREFTAQSPDRAWVSDTSFISTREGWLYLAIMLDLYSRQVIGWSMAEKNNTELVEDALQMALKRRGKVTDVIVHSDQGNTYASSRYRSLLEEQGLRCSMSRKGECLDNSVAESFFGSLKNELVHHEDYRTRSEARRSIFEYIEVFYNRRRRHATLDYFTPVEIEERYAPNF; translated from the coding sequence ATTCGCGAGCACAGCAAAGAACACACGGTAGTTAGGCTCTGTGAAGTGTTAGAAGTATCCTCCAGCGGTTATTACGATTGGCTGGATCGGCCAGAGAGTAAAACATCCCGGGAAAACAGACATCTTCTTGAGCGGATCAGAACCGCTCACGGTCGATCTAATCAGGTGTACGGCGCACCGAAGATACACAAAGATCTGGTGGCTGAAGGTGAGACATGCAGTAAACCAAGAGTGGCTCGAATAATGCGTAAGGCTGGCATTCAATCCAAGCTTCGGCGTAAGTTTGTAGTGACGACGGATTCGAAGTCAACAACACAACCGGCACCTGACCTCTTGAAAAGAGAGTTTACCGCTCAAAGTCCCGATAGAGCTTGGGTATCTGATACCAGCTTTATCTCGACACGCGAGGGTTGGCTTTATCTGGCTATCATGCTGGATTTGTACTCTAGGCAGGTTATTGGATGGTCGATGGCTGAGAAGAATAATACGGAGTTGGTTGAGGATGCCTTACAAATGGCACTCAAGCGGCGCGGGAAAGTGACAGATGTTATCGTTCATTCTGATCAAGGTAATACTTACGCATCGAGCCGGTACCGAAGCCTCCTGGAAGAGCAAGGGCTTCGTTGTAGCATGAGCAGAAAAGGTGAGTGTTTAGACAACTCTGTAGCTGAAAGCTTTTTTGGAAGCCTTAAAAACGAGCTTGTTCACCATGAGGACTACAGAACAAGGTCAGAAGCTAGGCGTAGTATTTTCGAGTACATTGAGGTGTTTTACAATCGACGTCGCCGCCATGCAACTTTAGACTATTTTACGCCAGTGGAAATTGAGGAAAGATATGCCCCCAATTTTTAA
- a CDS encoding LVIVD repeat-containing protein, with the protein MPSSVFNKRHKTFAAIVLLSSALILKPAITSSPPPCVTEYEHTYMGWEEFRAPIAGTAPAELRAIGNVVVYQDLLVVPEPNKGVHLIDNTDISAPRKSSFIPIVDAGQIAVVDDVLLARSYVDLVAIDIRNAEQAIEVGRVQNVFPYDDAPGDNAEGIVAADQTQGVVIDVTRHYSCSSGGSYHDSTSYGGCGGGSSASPAALPDSSSFNVGVAGSMATMLLVEQHLYVLSQDNVITISVAEPQAPSLTNTLNVSLEMETVYYHDNALYIGTRTGVQILDLTDPAHPQKAGLFQHPRQCDPVVVSGTVAYSTLRSGSGCGGAQNQLDVLDVSNIQNPTLITSVEMNEPYGLAEEGSNLFVADGGAGLKILDVIDPANPVLTHTYANFPAKDVILNAGHGVLQGYEHITQIDYTDLDNIIEISRITVD; encoded by the coding sequence GTGCCTTCATCAGTCTTCAATAAACGACATAAAACCTTCGCCGCCATCGTTTTATTGTCTAGCGCATTAATTCTTAAGCCTGCGATAACCTCTAGCCCTCCGCCATGCGTGACGGAATATGAGCACACCTACATGGGGTGGGAAGAGTTTCGTGCCCCCATTGCGGGTACCGCCCCGGCTGAACTTCGAGCAATCGGCAATGTGGTGGTGTACCAAGATCTTCTAGTGGTGCCCGAGCCCAATAAGGGTGTTCACCTCATTGACAATACAGACATCAGTGCTCCCCGCAAATCGAGCTTTATCCCTATAGTGGACGCTGGACAAATTGCGGTGGTAGATGATGTTTTGCTAGCCCGGAGCTATGTGGACCTAGTGGCAATCGATATCAGGAATGCAGAGCAGGCGATTGAAGTGGGTCGGGTACAAAATGTATTTCCCTATGACGATGCGCCTGGCGACAATGCGGAGGGTATTGTTGCTGCCGATCAAACCCAGGGGGTTGTGATTGATGTTACACGGCATTATTCCTGTTCTAGTGGTGGTAGCTATCATGACAGTACTTCTTATGGTGGCTGTGGTGGAGGTAGCAGCGCGTCACCTGCTGCATTGCCAGACAGCAGTAGTTTCAACGTGGGTGTCGCTGGCTCAATGGCGACTATGCTACTAGTAGAGCAACACCTTTATGTTTTATCACAGGATAACGTTATTACCATTTCCGTTGCTGAGCCCCAAGCGCCTAGCTTGACTAATACCCTCAATGTTAGTTTGGAAATGGAAACGGTTTACTATCACGATAATGCGCTTTATATAGGTACACGCACCGGTGTACAAATCTTGGATTTAACCGACCCGGCTCACCCGCAGAAAGCAGGCCTTTTTCAACACCCGCGCCAGTGCGATCCGGTAGTGGTCAGTGGCACCGTCGCTTATTCCACGCTGCGTTCCGGTTCAGGCTGTGGTGGTGCGCAAAATCAGTTAGATGTTCTCGATGTAAGTAATATTCAAAACCCGACTTTAATTACCAGTGTCGAAATGAACGAACCCTATGGGCTTGCAGAAGAAGGCTCCAACCTTTTTGTTGCCGATGGCGGCGCCGGTTTGAAAATACTCGATGTTATCGACCCGGCGAACCCGGTGCTTACCCACACTTATGCTAATTTTCCTGCGAAAGACGTTATTCTCAATGCCGGTCATGGTGTATTACAGGGCTATGAGCATATAACTCAAATTGACTACACAGATTTGGATAATATTATCGAGATAAGTAGAATCACCGTCGACTAA
- a CDS encoding zinc metallopeptidase, translated as MIFIVGGLAVFLLVYGPQFWVKFVLWKHSKDIGGMPGTGGELAKHLVERFQLEGVTVEEGLEGQDHYSPADKRVSLSPSVYAGRSLTAVAIAAHEVGHAIQFVREEPVSQLRNKYMGKAIKIKKAGTVVLTVLPIIAIIIKVPHLFVVAAIVGVITMLVSMLMYVAVLPEEYDASFNKALPILAEGYVPEKHLLAVRQVLRAAAYTYVAGALADVLRLWRWFRIIR; from the coding sequence ATGATATTTATTGTAGGGGGATTGGCCGTATTCCTTTTGGTATACGGCCCGCAATTCTGGGTGAAATTTGTTTTATGGAAGCACTCAAAAGATATCGGCGGTATGCCCGGTACCGGTGGCGAGTTAGCTAAGCATTTAGTCGAACGTTTTCAGCTAGAGGGTGTGACCGTAGAAGAAGGGTTGGAGGGCCAAGATCACTACAGCCCGGCCGACAAGCGCGTTTCCCTTAGTCCAAGTGTCTATGCTGGGCGTTCACTTACCGCCGTGGCCATTGCTGCTCACGAAGTGGGTCACGCCATTCAATTTGTTCGCGAAGAACCGGTTTCACAGTTGCGCAATAAATATATGGGTAAGGCCATAAAAATAAAAAAAGCCGGAACCGTTGTGCTTACCGTTCTACCCATTATCGCGATTATAATAAAAGTACCGCATTTGTTTGTGGTGGCCGCCATTGTGGGTGTTATAACAATGCTAGTTTCAATGTTAATGTACGTAGCGGTATTGCCGGAAGAATACGATGCAAGCTTTAATAAGGCGCTGCCGATATTGGCCGAAGGCTATGTACCCGAAAAACACCTGCTCGCTGTTCGCCAAGTTTTGCGAGCTGCGGCTTATACCTATGTTGCCGGTGCCCTAGCCGATGTACTGCGTTTGTGGCGTTGGTTCAGGATAATACGCTGA
- a CDS encoding family 43 glycosylhydrolase, protein MSNTTRRTLFKACAGSALASPLVSLNAIAARSPEIARPCTKNPMNWVRGIENQRKADIGNGLFLNPILPGDHPNPTILKDGDDYYLTFSSFDSYPGIIIWHSKDLINWTSIGPALHKNIGSVWALDICKVGNRFYIYIPAAPAGKPWSIFVIWTDDIRGPWSDPIDLNIAGCIDPGHAIGEDGKRYLFVNGIRKIRLRNDGLATDGEVEAAYSPWQYPQDWVTENFAPEGPKLLRHNNWFYLVTAVGGTAGPVTGHMVIAARSRSIHGPWEHCPHNPLVRSESTRELWWSRGHATLVEGPKGDWWMVYHGYENGFRTLGRQTLLEPIEWTKDGWFRALGGDLSQPLPTPTNTAGAQAGFPLSDNFSSNKFGK, encoded by the coding sequence ATGTCGAATACCACAAGACGAACGCTGTTCAAAGCCTGCGCCGGAAGCGCACTTGCTTCACCACTCGTGTCTCTTAACGCCATCGCAGCGCGATCGCCAGAAATAGCCCGGCCCTGTACTAAAAACCCAATGAACTGGGTGCGCGGCATTGAGAACCAACGCAAAGCCGATATTGGCAATGGTCTATTTTTAAACCCCATCCTGCCAGGCGACCACCCAAACCCGACAATACTAAAAGACGGTGACGACTATTACCTGACCTTTTCGTCGTTCGATTCCTACCCAGGCATCATCATCTGGCACTCAAAAGATCTTATTAACTGGACGTCTATTGGCCCCGCCCTGCACAAAAATATCGGCTCCGTATGGGCGCTGGATATCTGTAAAGTCGGCAACCGTTTCTATATTTACATCCCCGCCGCGCCAGCGGGTAAGCCCTGGTCAATCTTTGTGATCTGGACTGACGATATTCGCGGCCCCTGGAGCGACCCCATCGACTTAAACATCGCCGGTTGTATCGACCCCGGACACGCCATAGGCGAGGACGGCAAACGCTATTTATTCGTCAACGGCATTCGTAAAATTCGCCTGCGAAACGACGGTTTAGCAACCGACGGCGAAGTGGAGGCCGCCTACAGCCCTTGGCAATATCCGCAAGACTGGGTGACCGAAAACTTTGCCCCAGAAGGCCCAAAACTACTCAGACATAACAACTGGTTTTATCTGGTAACCGCTGTAGGTGGAACCGCAGGCCCGGTAACCGGGCATATGGTAATCGCCGCCCGCTCCCGTTCCATACACGGGCCATGGGAGCATTGCCCCCACAACCCACTAGTAAGAAGTGAATCTACTCGCGAACTCTGGTGGTCACGCGGCCACGCAACCTTAGTAGAGGGGCCAAAGGGTGACTGGTGGATGGTATACCACGGCTATGAAAACGGTTTTCGAACCCTAGGCCGACAAACACTTTTAGAACCCATTGAGTGGACTAAAGACGGCTGGTTTCGTGCGCTAGGCGGGGATTTATCGCAACCGCTACCTACACCAACAAACACCGCAGGTGCTCAAGCAGGCTTTCCCCTCAGTGATAATTTTTCCAGTAATAAATTTGGTAAGTAA
- a CDS encoding alpha/beta hydrolase, producing MKRQLIPILLLLMSMLYSVATYSGEGQVIPLTGVELPIWPGVAPGSAGTTVKPAVVERSKKPAHPDRAVIHTIQPILKVFRPEKPNGAAVVIAPGGGYRRVVVDKEGPDTSAWLNSLGVTAFVLYYRMPEDDHLNAEDVPLQDAQRAIRYVRANAAQWGIDVNRVGYAGYSAGGHLGASLAAFYNKQIYTPVDKLDEISAKPNFVILGYPAAGLLGDARATDIDQLKGRDKLFWKYRIEAPISAVPPPTFIFHAEDDPAVNPQHAQRIATALRGAGGSAALHIFRTGGHGFGIRDAKGPVAHWPKLCEYWLRSLGIL from the coding sequence ATGAAACGCCAATTGATACCAATTCTTCTTCTCTTAATGAGTATGCTTTATTCAGTAGCGACCTATTCTGGAGAAGGGCAAGTTATCCCCTTAACCGGCGTTGAATTACCCATCTGGCCCGGAGTTGCACCGGGTTCGGCAGGGACGACCGTTAAGCCAGCGGTTGTAGAGCGAAGCAAAAAACCTGCACATCCAGACCGGGCCGTCATTCACACTATTCAGCCAATTTTGAAAGTGTTCCGCCCAGAAAAGCCTAATGGAGCGGCTGTAGTAATTGCCCCAGGCGGTGGTTACCGACGTGTGGTTGTAGACAAAGAAGGGCCGGATACATCCGCCTGGCTGAATAGCTTGGGTGTAACGGCTTTTGTTTTATATTATCGAATGCCGGAAGACGATCATTTGAATGCCGAAGATGTACCTCTCCAAGATGCACAGCGCGCAATTCGCTATGTTCGAGCCAATGCGGCTCAGTGGGGTATTGATGTTAACCGCGTGGGTTACGCCGGTTACTCCGCAGGAGGGCATTTGGGCGCGTCACTAGCTGCTTTTTACAACAAGCAAATCTACACGCCCGTCGATAAGCTTGATGAGATTAGCGCCAAACCTAATTTTGTTATACTGGGCTACCCAGCGGCGGGGCTTTTGGGTGACGCAAGGGCAACCGATATCGACCAGTTGAAGGGGCGAGACAAGCTATTCTGGAAATATCGAATTGAAGCGCCCATTAGCGCCGTGCCTCCGCCCACGTTTATTTTTCATGCTGAAGATGACCCAGCGGTAAACCCGCAGCACGCGCAGCGAATTGCCACGGCCTTAAGAGGTGCAGGAGGTTCGGCGGCGTTACACATTTTTAGAACCGGTGGTCACGGGTTTGGTATTCGCGATGCTAAAGGCCCTGTTGCCCACTGGCCGAAACTATGTGAATACTGGTTGCGTAGTTTAGGTATTTTATAG
- a CDS encoding IclR family transcriptional regulator domain-containing protein gives MIKDHNNVNYSAPSLNKALDILEFLATEKKPLGLTDIAIQLRKSVGEIYRIMVVLEKRHYIKFEQNSGYSLHKKPLSIKSSKLKRENFIESTLPLMQNFSRKTGHLCALEILSGTEVVTVACTKNIGRYDLSIKIGRRQPVMQSAAGAALLAVFDGHALNNFIDQLRAYSSARSIEYFIEKIERIKTEKFYSRKLSIPDIQEIATPIANSINEYAALSTLYFPNGSTHSPYEQTISALIEASVLIGEYDDPHEMMYCN, from the coding sequence ATGATTAAAGACCACAACAATGTAAATTACTCGGCCCCCTCTTTAAACAAAGCACTCGATATTCTCGAGTTTTTGGCAACCGAAAAAAAACCTTTGGGCCTTACTGACATTGCTATTCAGCTTAGAAAGTCTGTTGGCGAAATTTACCGCATTATGGTTGTACTGGAGAAACGTCATTATATAAAATTCGAACAAAATTCCGGCTACAGCTTACACAAAAAACCGTTATCCATTAAATCCTCAAAGTTAAAGCGCGAAAACTTCATCGAAAGTACGCTACCGCTAATGCAAAATTTCTCAAGAAAAACAGGGCACCTATGCGCCCTTGAAATTTTATCTGGAACGGAAGTTGTCACAGTCGCCTGTACAAAAAATATCGGAAGGTATGATCTTTCGATTAAAATTGGACGCAGACAGCCCGTTATGCAATCCGCGGCCGGGGCTGCGCTATTAGCCGTTTTCGATGGGCATGCGCTGAATAATTTTATAGACCAACTTCGCGCTTATTCTAGCGCGCGCTCGATTGAATATTTCATCGAAAAAATTGAACGGATAAAAACAGAAAAATTCTATAGTAGAAAGCTTTCCATTCCGGATATACAGGAAATAGCCACCCCCATTGCTAATAGCATTAATGAATATGCCGCGCTCTCCACGCTATATTTTCCGAATGGCTCAACACATTCCCCCTATGAACAAACAATTTCTGCACTCATTGAGGCTTCAGTTTTAATTGGTGAATATGACGACCCGCACGAAATGATGTATTGCAATTGA